In the Juglans microcarpa x Juglans regia isolate MS1-56 chromosome 6D, Jm3101_v1.0, whole genome shotgun sequence genome, one interval contains:
- the LOC121234326 gene encoding uncharacterized protein LOC121234326 codes for MEEEKLSEKQTNNKIVTDKMRHSQPKPVNSLLRNHGTENKACQGLCDIPVPVWEDVVNTERYPPSHKRIVDISLNKLIPSESTKELCKEVHPKKRRSYGCKSISCVDYDRTKDINLQPAQTNEAEETRNHKFADRKYLSRDEAGHESKQLSDALKILNSNKELFIELLQDPNSLLVKHIHGLRNSQVKGSQTQFFPGAELSEYQICNMRQHEESASPERLKCCDRYLPKRKGDPIPSDRIVVLTPGPTSIQKSSERIESYFSLQYPFSLRIRGQSARPALFSFGRIKRKLKAVLGVSRKERHWMPIKKKLEKSVCDCKGSEDGGNRLNTKVAGIKSPSDVDVCGMEKSSLDVRKTDKTQKHALLPTLNPGRDWEIGFSLGQKRFSPYGNHQMIYENKCEFQKERKHSCLKPNDAMKPNDPLQVPETKPNISENHFADIKVKEYDMSPMCETKALDVPSESHSTYQAGPNHGTGTLYACEKIGHLESSRLHSSSKNQQLNFLSEVSVSNSSSYQRVEDSENQKDQVMQPSQLSVLEKVFTENLVSPSSNIYQPAELPVEALQVKFEGHYPCAEERHPLGPKINVTTTMNGDVSYSEYISAVLQASGLNWDELSIKCHSSEQLLNQSLFNELKMSNNQFCGDFMLLFDCINEVLPEACQSNSGSSPWMLCIKPIIQPLTVDKTVIQEVRKCVDWYLLPQPPPRTPQQLAEQDLARSRTWLHIGEETEDIAIEMVEGALEELLMEIILELYI; via the exons ATGGAAGAAGAGAAGCTGTCCGAGAAACAGACAAATAACAAAATTGTCACTGATAAAATGAGACACTCACAACCAAAACCTGTTAATAGTTTACTCAGAAACCATGGAACGGAAAACAAAGCTTGTCAAGGGTTGTGCGATATACCTGTTCCGGTTTGGGAAGATGTAGTGAATACAGAACGTTATCCGCCTTCTCATAAAAGAATTGTGGATATCTCTTTAAACAAGCTCATACCATCAGAATCAACAAAGGAATTATGCAAAGAGGTACATCCTAAAAAAAGAAGATCTTATGGTTGTAAAAGTATCAGCTGCGTAGACTATGACAGGACGAAGGACATTAATCTTCAGCCAGCGCAGACTAATGAAGCAGAGGAAACTAGAAATCATAAGTTCGCTGACAGAAAATATCTCAGCAGAGATGAGGCAGGCCACGAGTCTAAACAATTATCGGATGCACTGAagattttaaattctaataaagaattatttataGAACTTCTTCAAGACCCAAATTCACTGTTAGTAAAACATATACACGGCTTACGGAATTCTCAGGTAAAAGGATCGCAGACTCAATTTTTTCCTGGGGCCGAATTGTCTGAATATCAGATATGTAACATGAGACAACATGAAGAGTCCGCCAGTCCTGAAAGGTTGAAATGTTGTGATAGATAccttcctaaaagaaaaggggaTCCAATACCCTCAGACAGGATAGTAGTCTTAACTCCTGGTCCAACAAGCATCCAAAAATCTTCTGAAAGAATCGAATCCTACTTCTCCTTGCAATATCCTTTTAGCTTGAGAATTAGGGGACAAAGTGCTAGACCCGCACTTTTTTCCTTTGGTCGTATAAAAAGGAAGTTGAAAGCCGTGTTGGGGGTTAGCAGAAAAGAGCGGCACTGGATGCcaatcaagaaaaaattagaaaaatctgTGTGCGACTGCAAGGGTTCAGAAGATGGTGGCAACAGACTAAATACTAAGGTTGCTGGAATAAAGTCGCCTAGTGATGTCGACGTTTGTGGAATGGAGAAATCTTCTCTTGATGTCAGGAAAACAGACAAGACACAAAAACATGCCCTCTTGCCTACACTCAATCCTGGAAGGGACTGGGAAATTGGCTTTTCTTTGGGGCAAAAGAGATTTTCCCCATATGGCAATCATCAAATGATCTATGAGAACAAGTGCGAGTTTCAGAAAGAAAGGAAACACAGTTGCTTAAAACCCAATGATGCTATGAAACCCAATGATCCATTGCAAGTTCCTGAAACAAAGCCAAATATCTCAGAGAATCATTTTGCTGATATCAAAGTCAAAGAATATGATATGAGCCCAATGT GTGAAACCAAGGCTTTGGATGTGCCCTCTGAATCACATAGCACATACCAGGCTGGCCCTAATCATGGCACTGGCACACTCTACGCATGTGAGAAAATTGGACATTTGGAGTCATCAAGACTG CATTCATCATCAAAGAAtcaacaattaaactttttatcaGAAGTTTCTGTGTCAAACTCTTCAAGCTATCAGAGAGTGGAAGATTCTGAAAACCAGAAAGATCAAGTGATGCAGCCGAGTCAGCTATCTGTTCTTGAGAAGGTGTTTACAGAAAATCTCGTTAGCCCGTCAAGCAACATATACCAACCCG CTGAGTTACCAGTTGAAGCACTACAAGTTAAGTTTGAAGGCCACTATCCTTGTGCTGAAGAAAGGCACCCTTTAGGCCCCAAAATCAATGTAACAACTACTATGAATGGTGATGTGTCCTACTCTGAGTATATAAGTGCAGTATTACAAGCTTCTGGCTTGAATTGGGATGAGCTGTCAATAAAGTGCCATTCATCGGAGCAACTTCTCAATCAATCCTTATTTAATGAATTGAAGATGTCAAATAACCAATTCTGTGGTGATTTTATGCTCCTCTTTGACTGTATAAATGAAGTCCTACCAGAGGCTTGTCAATCTAATTCTGGATCCTCTCCTTGGATGCTGTGTATCAAACCAATAATTCAACCACTTACCGTGGATAAAACTGTGATTCAGGAGGTGAGAAAATGTGTTGATTGGTACCTTCTTCCACAGCCACCACCGCGAACACCACAGCAGCTTGCTGAGCAGGACTTGGCAAGATCTAGAACATGGCTGCATATTGGAGAAGAAACTGAAGATATTGCTATTGAAATGGTAGAAGGTGCCTTGGAAGAATTGCTGATGGAAATTATCCTTGAATTGTACATTTGA
- the LOC121234329 gene encoding uncharacterized protein LOC121234329 isoform X1: protein MDAGFRTMAAKYLKNTTVLLLAIFALLLDSDAVQGWGALSKEEDLELDRQLKLLNKPAIMSFQTEYGDIVDCVDIYKQLAFDHPLLKNHTIQMKPETIPDEASRADTHSNDVPNDISCPHGSVPIRRSTKEDLLMENYLKSLGMNYKHWYTSTIDISGHHSAALTFQSPNYGGKARINVWNPPVTADQFSLARMCIVNGHAEETNSIQAGWGVNQFLYANNSRLYTFWTADGYQKSGCFNILCPGFVQVSSEITLGLSLLPTSTYEGPQYDMLISLYQDQTTGNWWFMFQDKYVGYWPKAIFTNLAEGADFISWGGQVYSPMKEGSPEMGSGHFPEEGYGKSAYINQIKVVINKEINGFVDPFDSDTKIYADKPCCYNAIHNVRKDNEWGHHVYFGGHGNCTC, encoded by the exons atggatGCAGGATTCAGGACAATGGCTGCTAAATATTTGAAGAACACAACAGTTTTACTGCTGGCAATATTTGCTCTCCTTTTAGACTCAGATGCAGTCCAAGGATGGGGAGCATTGTCAAAGGAAGAAGATTTGGAGCTGGATAGACAGctcaaactattaaataaaCCTGCAATAATGAGTTTCCAG ACtgaatatggagatattgtagATTGTGTTGATATCTATAAACAACTTGCATTTGATCATCCTTTGCTAAAAAACCATACAATTCAG ATGAAACCTGAAACCATTCCAGATGAAGCTTCAAGAGCTGATACACATTCAAATGATGTGCCCAACGACATATCATGCCCACATGGATCGGTGCCCATCAGAAGGAGTACAAAGGAAGATCTGCTGATGGAAAACTATTTAAAATCCTTGGGAATGAATTACAAACATTGGTACACCTCCACAATTGACATAAGTGGCCATCAT TCTGCAGCCCTTACATTCCAAAGCCCAAATTATGGAGGAAAAGCACGCATAAATGTATGGAACCCTCCCGTGACGGCTGATCAATTTAGCTTGGCTAGAATGTGTATTGTAAATGGTCATGCAGAGGAAACCAACAGTATACAGGCTGGGTGGGGA GTCAATCAATTTCTATATGCAAACAACAGCAGGCTATATACTTTCTGGACT GCAGATGGTTACCAAAAGAGTGGCTGCTTCAATATTCTTTGCCCCGGATTTGTACAAGTTAGCTCCGAAATAACCCTTGGCCTCTCACTTCTACCAACTTCTACATACGAGGGTCCTCAATATGACATGTTAATCAGTTTATACCAG GATCAAACTACAGGGAATTGGTGGTTCATGTTCCAAGACAAGTATGTAGGTTATTGGCCAAAGGCGATTTTCACAAATTTGGCCGAGGGTGCCGATTTCATTTCATGGGGAGGTCAGGTTTACAGCCCCATGAAAGAAGGCAGCCCGGAAATGGGGAGCGGCCATTTCCCAGAAGAAGGTTATGGGAAGTCTGCATATATCAATCAGATCAAAGTTGTCATCAATAAAGAGATAAATGGGTTCGTCGATCCATTTGACAGTGATACTAAAATTTATGCAGACAAACCATGTTGTTACAATGCCATCCATAATGTGCGCAAGGATAATGAGTGGGGACATCATGTTTATTTTGGGGGGCATGGGAATTGCACATGTTAG
- the LOC121234329 gene encoding uncharacterized protein LOC121234329 isoform X2 has product MDAGFRTMAAKYLKNTTVLLLAIFALLLDSDAVQGWGALSKEEDLELDRQLKLLNKPAIMSFQTEYGDIVDCVDIYKQLAFDHPLLKNHTIQMKPETIPDEASRADTHSNDVPNDISCPHGSVPIRRSTKEDLLMENYLKSLGMNYKHWYTSTIDISGHHSAALTFQSPNYGGKARINVNQFLYANNSRLYTFWTADGYQKSGCFNILCPGFVQVSSEITLGLSLLPTSTYEGPQYDMLISLYQDQTTGNWWFMFQDKYVGYWPKAIFTNLAEGADFISWGGQVYSPMKEGSPEMGSGHFPEEGYGKSAYINQIKVVINKEINGFVDPFDSDTKIYADKPCCYNAIHNVRKDNEWGHHVYFGGHGNCTC; this is encoded by the exons atggatGCAGGATTCAGGACAATGGCTGCTAAATATTTGAAGAACACAACAGTTTTACTGCTGGCAATATTTGCTCTCCTTTTAGACTCAGATGCAGTCCAAGGATGGGGAGCATTGTCAAAGGAAGAAGATTTGGAGCTGGATAGACAGctcaaactattaaataaaCCTGCAATAATGAGTTTCCAG ACtgaatatggagatattgtagATTGTGTTGATATCTATAAACAACTTGCATTTGATCATCCTTTGCTAAAAAACCATACAATTCAG ATGAAACCTGAAACCATTCCAGATGAAGCTTCAAGAGCTGATACACATTCAAATGATGTGCCCAACGACATATCATGCCCACATGGATCGGTGCCCATCAGAAGGAGTACAAAGGAAGATCTGCTGATGGAAAACTATTTAAAATCCTTGGGAATGAATTACAAACATTGGTACACCTCCACAATTGACATAAGTGGCCATCAT TCTGCAGCCCTTACATTCCAAAGCCCAAATTATGGAGGAAAAGCACGCATAAAT GTCAATCAATTTCTATATGCAAACAACAGCAGGCTATATACTTTCTGGACT GCAGATGGTTACCAAAAGAGTGGCTGCTTCAATATTCTTTGCCCCGGATTTGTACAAGTTAGCTCCGAAATAACCCTTGGCCTCTCACTTCTACCAACTTCTACATACGAGGGTCCTCAATATGACATGTTAATCAGTTTATACCAG GATCAAACTACAGGGAATTGGTGGTTCATGTTCCAAGACAAGTATGTAGGTTATTGGCCAAAGGCGATTTTCACAAATTTGGCCGAGGGTGCCGATTTCATTTCATGGGGAGGTCAGGTTTACAGCCCCATGAAAGAAGGCAGCCCGGAAATGGGGAGCGGCCATTTCCCAGAAGAAGGTTATGGGAAGTCTGCATATATCAATCAGATCAAAGTTGTCATCAATAAAGAGATAAATGGGTTCGTCGATCCATTTGACAGTGATACTAAAATTTATGCAGACAAACCATGTTGTTACAATGCCATCCATAATGTGCGCAAGGATAATGAGTGGGGACATCATGTTTATTTTGGGGGGCATGGGAATTGCACATGTTAG
- the LOC121235292 gene encoding GMP synthase [glutamine-hydrolyzing]-like has translation MAVDPKAVKSDLVLILDFGSQYTHLITRRIRSLSVFSLCISGTSPLSAITELNPRVVILSGGPHSVHTPDSPSFQPGFPEWAQSNGVVVLGICYGLQLIVQRLGGEVRVGEKQEYGRMEIHVERNAAQGLFGSKMVGDRQAVWMSHGDEVATLPDGFEVVARSQQGAVAAIENRAKRFYGLQYHPEVTHSPEGMETLQYFLFEVCGVAAGWKMENLMDEEINVIKSTVGIEDHVICALSGGVDSTVAATLVHKAIGDRLHCVFVDNGLLRYKERERVMETFKRDLHLPVTCVDAKDQFLSKLKGVVDPEIKRKIIGKEFISIFDAFAQELEGKLGKKPAYLVQGTLYPDVIESCPPPGSGRTHSHTIKSHHNVGGLPKDMKLKLIEPLKLLFKDEVRQLGKILNVPEQFLKRHPFPGPGLAVRVLGDVTEGNALDILRQVDEIFIQSIKDAGLYDSIWQAFAVFLPVRSVGVQGDQRTHSHVVALRAVTSQDGMTADWYYFEHKFLVDVVRKICNSVRGVNRVVQDITSKPPSTIEWE, from the exons ATGGCCGTAGACCCCAAGGCCGTGAAATCGGACCTGGTCCTGATTCTGGACTTCGGGTCGCAGTACACCCACCTCATCACCCGCCGAATTCGCTCCCTCTCTGTCTTCTCACTCTGCATCTCCGGGACCTCTCCGCTCTCCGCCATCACAGAACTCAACCCGCGGGTTGTCATACTCTCTGGCGGGCCCCACTCCGTCCACACACCCGACTCTCCTTCCTTCCAACCCGGGTTCCCTGAGTGGGCCCAGTCCAACGGCGTCGTCGTTTTGGGTATCTGCTACGGCCTCCAGCTAATCGTCCAGAGGCTCGGCGGCGAGGTCAGGGTCGGCGAGAAGCAGGAATACGGGAGGATGGAGATCCACGTGGAGAGGAATGCCGCCCAGGGGCTCTTCGGGTCGAAAATGGTAGGGGATAGGCAGGCCGTGTGGATGAGCCACGGCGATGAGGTTGCTACCCTACCCGATGGGTTCGAGGTTGTGGCGCGTAGCCAGCAGGGTGCGGTGGCCGCCATCGAAAACCGGGCTAAGAGGTTTTACGGTCTCCAGTATCACCCGGAG GTGACACATTCGCCTGAAGGAATGGAAACATTGCAGTACTTTCTGTTTGAGGTTTGTGGAGTTGCCGCTGGATGGAAGATGGAAAATTTAATGGATGAAGAAATAAATGTGATCAAAAGCACGGTAGGGATCGAAGATCATGTGATCTGTGCCTTATCTGGTGGTGTGGATTCCACAGTTGCTGCTACTCTTGTGCACAAGGCAATAGGAGATAGGCTTCATTGTGTTTTTGTTGACAATGGTTTATTGAG GTACAAGGAGAGAGAACGTGTGATGGAAACCTTTAAAAGGGATCTCCATTTACCTGTTACTTGTGTTGATGCAAAGGATCAGTTTCTTAGCAAGTTAAAAGGTGTGGTAGATCctgaaattaaaaggaaaattattggGAAGGAATTTATTTCCATATTTGATGCCTTTGCCCAAGAGTTGGAGGGCAAACTAGGAAAGAAACCGGCATACTTGGTCCAGGGGACTCTCTATCCGGATGTGATTGAATCTTGCCCGCCACCTGGATCTGGAAGAACCCACTCCCATACAATCAAGAGCCATCATAATGTTGGAGGGCTTCCTAAGGACATGAAACTGAAACTCATTGAACCGCTCAAACTTCTATTTAAGGATGAG GTCCGTCAACTAGGAAAGATTTTGAATGTTCCGGAGCAATTTCTGAAGCGCCATCCATTCCCTGGGCCTGGCCTTGCAGTACGAGTATTAGGTGATGTAACTGAAGGCAACGCCTTAGATATCCTCCGGCAG GTTGATGAGATTTTCATTCAGTCCATCAAGGATGCTGGGCTTTATGATTCAATATGGCAAGCTTTTGCTGTGTTTTTACCAGTAAGGTCGGTTGGAGTTCAAGGTGATCAAAGAACACATTCTCATGTTGTTGCTCTGAGAGCTGTTACAAGTCAAGATGGAATGACTGCAGATTG GTACTATTTTGAGCACAAGTTCCTTGTTGATGTTGTACGGAAGATCTGCAACAGTGTTCGCGGCGTAAATCGAGTTGTTCAAGATATTACATCAAAGCCTCCATCAACAATTGAGTGGGAATGA
- the LOC121235923 gene encoding transcription factor EGL1-like yields MEERVPKNLTKQLALAVRSIQWSYAIFWSLSARQPGVLEWRDGYYNGDIKTRKTIQAIELNADQLGLQRSEQLRELYESLSAGEANPQSRRPSVALSPEDLSDTEWYYLVCMSFVFNIGQGLPGRTLTNGQPIWMCNAHFVDSKAFSRSLLARSASIQTLVCFPFLGGVIELGVTERVLEDPSLIQHIKTSFLEIPYTAIISKKYTGAVHTRNGNSPACAVFDQDIPENKLISHVGCEEFGIVSPNDSSNGFEPNQPEEGSFMVEGINGGASQVQSWQFMDDEFSNCVLHSMNSSDCISQTFVEPEKAVFTPKGELMKEDFLQEFQEYNHTKMNSLDLQSDDLHYQSVLSSLLESSHRMILGPCFQKYHHESSFVSWNIGGLANFQNPGGRTPQNLLKKVLLAVPHMHVGGSPESPEDNGNKDGVWRPGADDIGVNHAVAERRRREKLNERFFILRSMVPSINKEDEVSILDDAIEYLKELERRVEELTDVEARTKRKYQDTVERTSDNYGNDIINNTKKPLINKRKVCDIDETEPEINYNVSKENSTDNVTVSMINKEVLIEMRCPWKEGVLLEIMDVVSNLQLDCHSVQSSTIEGILSLTFKSKFKGSVVASADIIKQALQRFTRKC; encoded by the exons ATGGAGGAGAGGGTGCCGAAAAACTTGACGAAACAACTTGCTCTTGCTGTGAGAAGCATTCAGTGGAGCTACGCAATCTTCTGGTCTCTTTCAGCTAGACAACCAGG GGTCTTGGAGTGGCGTGATGGATACTACAATGGAGATATTAAGACAAGGAAAACAATTCAAGCTATAGAACTCAATGCAGACCAACTGGGTTTGCAGAGGAGTGAACAATTGAGAGAACTATACGAGTCCCTCTCAGCTGGTGAGGCCAACCCCCAATCTAGAAGGCCTTCTGTAGCATTATCCCCCGAAGATCTCAGTGATACGGAGTGGTATTACTTGGTTTGCATGTCATTCGTGTTCAACATTGGACAGGG GCTACCTGGAAGAACGTTAACAAATGGCCAACCAATCTGGATGTGCAACGCCCACTTTGTAGATAGTAAGGCTTTCAGTCGCTCCCTGCTGGCGAGG AGTGCATCTATTCAG ACTCTGGTATGCTTTCCGTTTCTTGGAGGTGTAATCGAGCTAGGTGTGACTGAGCGG GTATTAGAAGACCCTAGTCTCATTCAGCACATTAAAACTTCTTTCTTGGAGATTCCATATACTGCAATTATTTCCAAGAAATACACGGGAGCAGTACACACAAGAAATGGCAATAGTCCTGCTTGTGCTGTgtttgatcaggatattccagAAAACAAACTAATTTCTCATGTAGGATGTGAAGAGTTCGGTATTGTTTCTCCCAATGACAGTTCAAATGGATTTGAGCCAAATCAACCAGAAGAGGGTTCATTTATGGTTGAAGGGATAAATGGGGGAGCTTCTCAAGTACAAAGCTGGCAGTTCATGGATGATGAGTTCAGTAATTGTGTCCTCCATTCCATGAATTCTAGTGATTGTATATCTCAAACTTTTGTGGAACCTGAAAAGGCGGTCTTCACTCCTAAGGGTGAACTGATGAAAGAAGATTTTTTGCAAGAATTTCAAGAATACAATCACACAAAAATGAACTCATTGGATCTTCAAAGCGATGATCTGCACTATCAGAGTGTTCTTTCATCTCTTTTAGAGAGTTCTCACCGGATGATTTTGGGaccatgttttcaaaagtatcATCACGAGTCCAGTTTTGTCAGTTGGAATATAGGAGGTTTAGCAAATTTTCAGAATCCAGGAGGCCGAACCCCTCAAAATCTTCTGAAGAAGGTTTTGTTGGCAGTTCCTCATATGCATGTTGGTGGCTCACCCGAGTCTCCAGAAGATAATGGCAATAAAGATGGAGTTTGGAGACCAGGGGCTGATGATATAGGTGTGAACCATGCAGTAGCTGAGAGGAGGCGAAGGGAAAAACTAAATGAAAGATTTTTTATTCTAAGATCGATGGTTCCTTCGATTAACAAGG AGGACGAAGTTTCTATACTTGATGATGCCATAGAATATCTGAAGGAGCTTGAGAGAAGGGTTGAAGAGTTGACAGATGTGGAAGCAAGAACAAAGAGGAAATATCAAGATACTGTAGAGAGAACATCTGATAACTATGGCAACGACATAATTAATAATACCAAGAAGCCACTGATAAACAAGAGGAAGGTTTGTGATATTGATGAAACAGAGCCagagataaattataatgtatcaaaagaaaattcaacTGATAATGTGACTGTCAGCATGATCAATAAAGAGGTACTAATAGAGATGAGATGTCCTTGGAAGGAAGGGGTGCTGCTAGAGATCATGGATGTAGTAAGCAATCTCCAATTAGATTGTCACTCGGTTCAATCATCTACCATTGAAGGGATTCTTTCACTCACATTTAAATCAAAG TTCAAGGGATCGGTTGTTGCATCAGCAGATATCATCAAACAAGCACTTCAGAGATTCACTAGGAAGTGTTGA